TTTTCAGAGATTTAATCCAACGCAATAGATGGTTCGAGGTGACTGTTATCATATTCTTTAAAATATCAAAAATAACATCGGTGCTCATCGGTGTCCACACGTTCGACGGGCTCAGTGCAAGTCCGTGGTAATCTTTTTCCATTACTCTTTGCGTCCCCATTTGCCGCGTTTGGCTTCGTAGTATTCGCCGTCTTCAACGGTTTGAAAATACGTAAGTAGGAGAGCGTCCTTTTTCTTGATTAGTTCTTGTTCCTTCAGATTTGCACTGGATAATCGTTGTAATTTATTTTCGTAGATAATTTTCCTAGATTCATTGACTAATTTTAATAGCTCTTCAATTTTAGATTTATTTTCTGGAAATTCCTTTTTAAATCTAGATTCATTAACCAATGGGTTAATCTTGATTTGCCCATCTAATGCTTCTCCGATGAAATCTTTCTTTTTGAAATTTCTTACATCTTTTGAAAGGTATGCTATTCTTTTTAAAGCAGTATAAGTTGCCTCGTCTAATTCACCTTCTGGAATTTCTTTGTCTAATATTTCTTTTTCCCAGATGTCCGAGCCGGAAGCTGATGTGCGGATAGACGATATTATCCACCCATCTTTCTCTAAGTCTTTTCCTTCTCCGATCATCTGTCTCTCTGCGGCAGTTTGGGATTGGGTGAATGTAATAGCTGGTGGTCTAAGTGTAGTGCAATTGGAACTGAGTAACAATATTGCCACAGAGCCACAGAGGCACAGAGTTTGACTTCTCTGCATTATGCGCTGAAAAATCTGTGCTTTTACAAAGTCCCGTAAAGTGAATCTAAATATTTGTATTTGCTTCCATGCTATTTTTATCTTTCTTTTATCCATGTTCATCTGTATTCATCCGTGCTAATCAGTAAGAATCAGTTATTATCATTTGTAGGTAGATAATTCCGTTTCTGTCCGCTTTAAAAAACTGGCAAGCGGAATTCTTTCTTGTGAAATCATATCCTTCTCAACGTTAAACACCAGAGTGTTAAACACTGATTTTTGAAATTTGATTACTGCGTAGACTAGACCCTTAGTAAGCTCGACTTCAATTTTATCAACGCGGTAACTATTAATAATCCGATCAGTCATCCAATTCTCGGACTTACAATTCGAATTGCGCTCTTACCAAAATCTTCTCCAATGTAAAAGGTGCTAAAAAAAAGATCTAAATTTTCAATTGGGTCATTTAGATTTTTTCCAGAAACATTCAAATCTAGTTTTATTTTTCCATCATCAATTTTCTTTTGCATTTCTTTGGGTAAAAGCTCTCCTAAGTCAATGTCTCTAATCTGTAGCACTGCAGTATACTCAATCTTAGACGGATCACCATTTCCGATGTTAAATAAAATATCCTTTCCATAAATAAATCCATTCATCGAACTAATTTTCATATTGTCAATTGTCAAATAATTTTCGATATAATCTATTCGTGCCACAAAACCAGGATTATCCGCAATAGGTTTTACAAAATCAAGTTTTGCATTTTCTAAAGAAGGATGAGTTCCTGTAATGGACTGAATAGATAGATTTGGTAGTGCATCCTGTCCATAGGTCTTTACGAAATTAGTTTTATTTCCATTCAAAAGATCTTCTGTTGTCTTGTCGTTGATGTCATGCAAGAAGGGGATATTCATCTTTAGCCCGTTGACTTCATACACCTGACAACCTTTTCCGGGGCAGGTGCTTGTCTTGTAGACAATAGAAGAATCATTCGAGCGTAGCGCACCTTTGATTAGATTGTCTTTTACATTGATGTCAATATCCAGGTCTCCCTTAAAAGACATTCCTTTTAGCACATAACGGAAAATATCCGATTCTAGGG
This Leptospiraceae bacterium DNA region includes the following protein-coding sequences:
- a CDS encoding DUF1318 domain-containing protein; its protein translation is MAILLLSSNCTTLRPPAITFTQSQTAAERQMIGEGKDLEKDGWIISSIRTSASGSDIWEKEILDKEIPEGELDEATYTALKRIAYLSKDVRNFKKKDFIGEALDGQIKINPLVNESRFKKEFPENKSKIEELLKLVNESRKIIYENKLQRLSSANLKEQELIKKKDALLLTYFQTVEDGEYYEAKRGKWGRKE